From a region of the Thermomonas sp. HDW16 genome:
- the rluD gene encoding 23S rRNA pseudouridine(1911/1915/1917) synthase RluD codes for MTSTVEPRHAIVPESAAGRRLDAVLADLFPEYSRSRLSAWVKSGDVTVDGASVRGRDPVRGGETVTLSAVQETQTHAVAEDIPLDILYEDADVFVINKPAGLVVHPGAGNPDGTLVNALLHRDPSLELLPRAGIVHRLDKDTSGVMVVARNLPAHTALVEQLSNRQVHRQYLAVVVGALVSGGTANAAIDRHPRDRIRMAVREDGKDAVTHFRLRERFRNHTALECRLETGRTHQIRVHMQHLKHPIVGDPLYGGSFKLPKGASDEFIAELRGFKRQALHAEVLEFAHPVTGEPIRCSAPVPEDMQQLMAELRKDAVAHAGAERTRR; via the coding sequence ATGACCAGCACTGTCGAACCGCGCCACGCCATCGTCCCCGAATCCGCCGCCGGCCGCCGGCTGGACGCGGTGCTGGCCGACTTGTTCCCCGAATACTCGCGTTCCCGGCTCTCGGCTTGGGTCAAATCCGGTGATGTGACCGTGGATGGCGCATCCGTTCGCGGCCGTGACCCGGTACGAGGAGGCGAAACCGTCACCCTCAGTGCCGTGCAGGAGACCCAGACCCACGCGGTGGCCGAGGACATCCCGCTGGACATCCTGTACGAGGATGCCGACGTCTTCGTGATCAACAAGCCGGCCGGGCTGGTGGTGCATCCGGGGGCGGGCAATCCCGACGGCACACTGGTCAATGCCCTGTTGCACCGCGATCCGTCGCTGGAACTGCTGCCGCGTGCCGGCATCGTCCATCGCCTGGACAAGGACACCTCTGGGGTGATGGTGGTCGCGCGCAACCTGCCGGCGCACACCGCGCTAGTGGAACAGCTGTCCAATCGCCAAGTGCATCGCCAGTACCTGGCCGTGGTGGTTGGCGCGCTGGTCTCCGGCGGTACCGCCAATGCCGCCATCGACCGTCACCCGCGCGACCGCATCCGCATGGCCGTGCGCGAGGACGGCAAGGACGCGGTCACCCATTTCCGCCTGCGCGAGCGCTTCCGCAACCACACCGCGCTGGAATGCCGGCTAGAGACGGGCCGTACCCACCAGATCCGCGTGCACATGCAGCACCTCAAGCATCCGATCGTCGGCGATCCGCTGTACGGCGGCTCCTTCAAGTTGCCGAAAGGCGCGTCCGACGAGTTCATCGCAGAATTGCGCGGCTTCAAGCGCCAGGCCCTGCATGCGGAAGTGCTGGAGTTCGCACACCCAGTCACCGGCGAGCCGATCCGCTGCAGTGCGCCGGTGCCGGAGGACATGCAGCAGTTGATGGCCGAATTGCGCAAGGACGCGGTGGCGCATGCCGGGGCAGAGCGCACACGCCGATGA
- a CDS encoding outer membrane protein assembly factor BamD, with protein sequence MTLRSSLLRPVFVIALIALVAGSGCARMKGMFKDEDKNEGLPVSQLYDKAHGYMESGRWSGASETWSRLVAQYPYGPYTEQAMMEQAYAQYKAGKHDDAVSTIDRFIRTYPTHKNIAYLYYLRGLSNMARNTVFLSRAFKLDMSNRDLQAPQQAYNDFNTVATRYPNSAYAADARQRMVFLRNEFARFELNTGLYYLRRGAWVAAADRATYLLETYPQSEYQNDAVAILGESYTRLGNTVLAADARRVLEQNDPQHPWLAGHWPRGNRFYNRLNPFGGDK encoded by the coding sequence ATGACCCTGCGTTCTTCCCTGCTGCGCCCCGTGTTCGTGATTGCCCTCATCGCTCTGGTCGCCGGCAGCGGCTGCGCCCGGATGAAGGGCATGTTCAAGGACGAGGACAAGAACGAAGGCCTGCCGGTCAGCCAGTTGTACGACAAGGCGCATGGCTACATGGAAAGCGGGCGCTGGAGTGGCGCCAGCGAGACCTGGAGCCGCCTGGTCGCGCAATATCCGTATGGTCCGTACACCGAACAGGCCATGATGGAACAGGCCTATGCGCAGTACAAAGCCGGCAAGCACGACGACGCGGTGTCCACCATCGACCGCTTCATCCGCACCTACCCGACCCACAAGAACATCGCGTATCTCTATTACCTGCGCGGCCTGTCCAACATGGCGCGCAACACGGTGTTCCTGTCCAGGGCCTTCAAGCTGGACATGAGCAACCGCGACCTGCAGGCGCCGCAGCAGGCCTACAACGATTTCAACACGGTGGCGACGCGCTATCCGAACAGCGCCTATGCCGCCGATGCGCGCCAGCGCATGGTGTTCCTGCGCAACGAATTCGCCCGCTTCGAGCTCAACACCGGCCTGTACTACCTGCGCCGCGGCGCCTGGGTGGCCGCCGCCGATCGCGCCACTTACCTGCTGGAAACCTATCCGCAAAGCGAATACCAGAACGATGCGGTGGCGATCCTGGGCGAGTCTTACACCCGCCTCGGCAATACCGTTCTGGCCGCAGATGCGCGGCGCGTGCTGGAACAGAACGACCCGCAGCATCCGTGGCTGGCCGGTCACTGGCCGCGCGGCAACCGCTTCTACAACCGCCTGAATCCGTTCGGCGGCGACAAGTAA